The Deltaproteobacteria bacterium genomic interval ACGCGGACATGCACTTGCTGAGCTTGTCTAGATACCGTAGCCGTTCCGCAGCTTGTAATATGCTAGCTTCGACCGACTTTAATTTGATACGAGCATCGAGCTCGTTAAACAGCTTTTGCATATCCTCTCGGCTCCCATGGTCCGCCGCGTTTTCAAGAAGAGCAGCCTGAATATCGATTTTCTTTGCAAGCTCAGTGATGCGGATCGAAGGATTTATGAGTTCGTCGCCAAGTTCGTGCCAGGAATTGGCATCCATGGCACTTTGTATTAGAGTTTTTCGTCTTCTGAGCTCATTTTCCAGTCTACGAATGTCGGATGCCAATTGCTGGTCGTAGGCTTCAATTTCAAGAAATGTCTCGTCGTCTATTCGCAATTTGAATTCAATAGAATCAAAAGGGCGCCTGGCCGCTAGTAGGTGCTCTCGTGCGTTCGCTGCTGCTGTCTCGGTATCGTTTTGAATAAATTTACCAAAGCGTTCCAGACGTTTTGCGCCTTCATTTAGGGGTTGTTGGCAGAGTGGGCAGTTTGAGCTGGTGTCCAAATGCGGAAATTGTTGGTCTAGGTGAGATTCTAATGCAAAGTTTTTTGCTGCCTGGAATAAATGCCTCCATGCATCTCCGCCGGTGCCAGGAAGTAGTTTTTCTGTTTTTTGAAATTCATCAACTGCAAGTTCTGCAGCTCTTTTTGTTTCGACTACCGTAACAGAATGGCGTTTAAGGTCTTCGACAGATTTACCGTGAACTAGAGCGAGATCAGAGGTTGCATTATTTGAGATTGTAGTTAGACGCCTCGATCGGGACCTTAGGATTGCTGCCTTCTCTGCGGGATTGCTATCTCTGAGACTGTTACCGAGCTCTCCATGTTTTGCTTCCTCATCGGCGGTCAATGTCGATAGTGATTTGATTTGCAGATCCGTCGTTTTAGAAGAAAGCGAGGAAATAAGTTTACCAACTTCTGTGTTTCCAGCCAGAAGAGAGAACGGCGAGAGTTCAACCGCGAAAGTTTTCTGTTCATGCTCTACCATTGATTTAAGCTGTTTGAAGACTCTAGCCAAAGAGTCAAAGATGTCCAGACCGGCAGGAAGATAGGAAAAGTCATCTTCGTTTTCTAGGTAGAAGCGTGCGCATCTGGTGTCGAAAATTGTAATTGCCGAGAGATCGGGTGGCGATGGTTGTCCGTTCCGCCAGTGATAGCAAATGTTTGATTCGTTGATTTTCAGTTCAAGCTCAGCCTCCGCTTGTCCGACCTCCGCAATTGAATGATTTGCGTTGGGATGGATAGGTTCAGCTTGGTCTCTTGCGCGACAGGCGCGTTTCAGTACTCGAGAGTAGCCTGATTTCCCAGAGCCGTTGTCTCCATATATGATTGTGAGACCGCTCTGCACGAATTCGAGACGCTGGCCTGGGGCGATAGCGTTGACATTCTTCATATTCTTAATTGCAGTTAGTGATACCTTTTTTTGTTGCGATATTGGCGCGGGAATGTGAACTGAGCTTAGTGTGTTGGGCTTACGACCTTTGTTGTCTGGAATTCCATGTTCGCTCTTGAGTAGAGCGAAAAGATCTTCGATGTCTCCTTCATCAAGTACCTGCTTGGTTAAGAGTCGCGCTACAGCGTCGCTTTGCCAAGCCTGGAGAGTTCCTGCCCAATCGAGTATGTCCTGTAGAATCGCCATGTGCCCTCCTGCAAGTGATTGTTTGGTGTTGTTGCTCAGGATATCAACACGTTGAATGTCGAATGGTACTTGGTCGAGGCCGGATTTTTTTAAGTTAAGAAATCTTAAGTTGCAGACACTTTGATTTCGGTCTTTTGGTACGATCGCGAATGATTAATCTCTTCCGATATTCGAGACCTAACGAAACGCATGTTCTGATTGTCGCGAACGCGCGACGGGGAACACGCGTTTCGCTTTGGTTCAGCGAATGAGTTGCGCAATCGAATACAGTAGTTTTTGAGTGTACAGGAGGTCCTGGTTGGTTTGCAGGCCTAAGCGAAACAAAGTATGTTTAAAGAATGGCTGTTCGGTCCGGATTTATTTTTATTGTGTGCGCCGCAATTGTGCTAGCAGTTTTTAATTTTTCTAGAACGGGGCAGATTGGCAATAAAGACCAAAATGGTGCTATTGGCGAAATAAGCAACCTCAATTCAAATACTAATGCAGGTGTAGATGTACAAGTGCAAAGCACTCCGATGATATCGCCTGAAAAGCCGCCGATTAAGGAGCCAGGCGTGCAGAATGCGCTCTCCGCGACTCCAAAGCCAAACCCAAATGCAACCCCAGTTCCTTCGGTTTTTAATATTATCGAAATATTTGAAGGTTTGCCGACAACCAAGTGGTACTACCGCACTCAAGACCCAAAGCTTGTTGATG includes:
- a CDS encoding AAA family ATPase, which gives rise to MAILQDILDWAGTLQAWQSDAVARLLTKQVLDEGDIEDLFALLKSEHGIPDNKGRKPNTLSSVHIPAPISQQKKVSLTAIKNMKNVNAIAPGQRLEFVQSGLTIIYGDNGSGKSGYSRVLKRACRARDQAEPIHPNANHSIAEVGQAEAELELKINESNICYHWRNGQPSPPDLSAITIFDTRCARFYLENEDDFSYLPAGLDIFDSLARVFKQLKSMVEHEQKTFAVELSPFSLLAGNTEVGKLISSLSSKTTDLQIKSLSTLTADEEAKHGELGNSLRDSNPAEKAAILRSRSRRLTTISNNATSDLALVHGKSVEDLKRHSVTVVETKRAAELAVDEFQKTEKLLPGTGGDAWRHLFQAAKNFALESHLDQQFPHLDTSSNCPLCQQPLNEGAKRLERFGKFIQNDTETAAANAREHLLAARRPFDSIEFKLRIDDETFLEIEAYDQQLASDIRRLENELRRRKTLIQSAMDANSWHELGDELINPSIRITELAKKIDIQAALLENAADHGSREDMQKLFNELDARIKLKSVEASILQAAERLRYLDKLSKCMSALRTNTLTTKASELTDKVVSKELAETLNREFKALGVGALSVTLNSRADKGRSLHSLKLKLPQSRKTSEILSEGEQRAVSLASFFAEVSLGDSTAPIIFDDPVSSLDHGRRERVAKRIAQESLRRQVIVFTHDIYFLSILENEASAASTTVMTQSLGRRPQGFGVADPALPFEATSTTKRISYLRDRHQAIAKLYKNGDEQEHREQTVDAYVKLRMAWERAIEEVLLRGVVIRFRKGIETQKLSGVFVSDDDYKQITAGMAKCSNYAHDKAEAGGVAVPDPEELLLDINTLETWRSEIEKRTKEIEKNRKK